In one Myripristis murdjan chromosome 5, fMyrMur1.1, whole genome shotgun sequence genomic region, the following are encoded:
- the kcna3a gene encoding potassium voltage-gated channel subfamily A member 3, producing the protein MDDQTCSVIRSPSPAERRGNATTDKRGYAEVEKGVMTVENMLEESAALSAPHLSVDQYERSGQGCCERVVINISGLRFETQLKTFNQFPDTLLGDPRKRMRYFDPLRNEYFFDRNRPSFDAILYFYQSGGRIRRPVNVPIDIFSEEIRFYQLGEEAMEKFREDEGFIKEEERVLPKNDFQKQVWLLFEYPESSGPARGIAIVSVLVILISIVIFCLETLPEFRDDRDQATVAPVVNGTAPHRSQFTDPFFIIETLCIIWFSFELLVRFFACPSKTSFSRNIMNIIDIVAIIPYFITLGTELAEKQTNGGQQAMSLAILRVIRLVRVFRIFKLSRHSKGLQILGQTLKASMRELGLLIFFLFIGVILFSSAVYFAEADDPSSSFTSIPDAFWWAVVTMTTVGYGDMHPVTIGGKIVGSLCAIAGVLTIALPVPVIVSNFNYFYHRETDGEEHAQYLHVSSCEHLPSEELKRTCSSSSFSKSEYMVIEEGVNSAFKQPNFTNESNQNCVNIKKIFTDV; encoded by the coding sequence ATGGACGACCAGACCTGCAGCGTGATCCGGTCGCCTTCACCCGCCGAGCGCAGGGGCAACGCCACGACTGACAAGCGGGGTTATGCTGAGGTGGAAAAGGGCGTCATGACAGTGGAAAACATGCTTGAGGAGTCCGCTGCGCTCTCTGCGCCTCACCTGTCTGTGGATCAATACGAGCGCAGCGGCCAAGGATGCTGCGAGAGGGTGGTTATCAACATTTCGGGCTTACGCTTCGAGACACAGCTCAAAACTTTCAACCAGTTCCCTGACACGCTGCTGGGGGATCCCAGGAAAAGGATGCGCTACTTTGACCCACTGAGGAACGAGTACTTCTTCGACAGGAACAGACCCAGCTTTGATGCCATACTATACTTCTACCAGTCAGGGGGGCGCATCCGGAGACCTGTTAACGTCCCCATTGATATTTTCTCCGAGGAGATAAGGTTTTATCAACTCGGAGAGGAGGCAATGGAGAAATTTCGCGAGGATGAAGGGTTTATAAAAGAAGAGGAGCGCGTGCTGCCCAAGAACGATTTTCAAAAGCAGGTTTGGCTTTTGTTTGAATACCCGGAAAGCTCCGGACCAGCTCGGGGGATAGCCATTGTGTCAGTGCTTGTGATTTTAATCTCAATTGTGATATTCTGCTTGGAGACACTGCCGGAATTTCGGGATGACAGAGACCAAGCCACGGTGGCACCAGTGGTCAATGGCACTGCTCCCCACAGGAGCCAGTTCACAGACCCCTTCTTCATCATAGAGACTCTCTGTATCATCTGGTTCTCCTTTGAGCTGCTCGTCAGGTTTTTCGCGTGCCCAAGTAAAACTTCCTTCTccagaaacatcatgaacattATTGACATTGTCGCCATAATCCCCTACTTTATCACGTTGGGCACAGAGCTGGCTGAGAAGCAAACCAACGGTGGCCAACAAGCCATGTCCCTCGCCATCCTGAGGgtgatcagactggtgagggtTTTTCGTATATTCAAGCTCTCACGACACTCGAAGGGACTTCAGATTTTAGGCCAGACCCTCAAGGCCAGCATGAGGGAGCTTGGGTTGCtgatatttttccttttcattggAGTTATCCTCTTCTCCAGCGCGGTTTACTTCGCAGAGGCAGACGACCCCTCATCCAGCTTCACCAGCATCCCGGACGCATTTTGGTGGGCAGTGGTCACCATGACCACTGTGGGATATGGAGACATGCATCCGGTGACCATTGGTGGGAAAATCGTGGGGTCTCTGTGCGCAATAGCAGGCGTGTTGACCATTGCCTTACCCGTGCCAGTGATTGTGTCCAATTTTAACTACTTTTACCACAGGGAGACGGACGGAGAGGAACACGCTCAGTACTTGCATGTGAGCAGCTGCGAGCACCTTCCCTCCGAGGAGCTGAAAAGGACGTGCAGCTCCTCATCTTTCAGCAAGTCTGAGTACATGGTGATAGAGGAGGGCGTCAACAGCGCCTTCAAACAGCCCAACTTCACCAACGAGAGCAACCAAAACTGCGTGAACATCAAAAAGATCTTCACAGATGTGTAA